One window of the Rhipicephalus sanguineus isolate Rsan-2018 chromosome 4, BIME_Rsan_1.4, whole genome shotgun sequence genome contains the following:
- the LOC119390372 gene encoding nicotinate-nucleotide pyrophosphorylase [carboxylating]: protein MAASLLNPAVLQDLALSWLREDQPSLDVGLYVVGEADCTAYLWCKSPGVLAGVPFANAVLAQLDCDIKWLRNEGEWLHPVAKVAEVTGQARRVLLAERVVLNCLARASGVASSARRMREVLNGIHWDGVLAGTRKTTPGFRLVEKYALLVGGADTHRYDVASMIMLKDNHLTAVGSIEKAVRIAKKMGGFTRKVEVECRSVEEAQQAARAGGDIIMLDNFEAKDLSPAAQKLKTEFPGVLVEASGGITAENVTQYAVPGIDIISSSLLIQGYPAVDFSLKVQPPKKPEC, encoded by the exons ATGGCTGCTTCCCTGCTGAACCCGGCGGTGCTTCAGGATCTGGCGCTGAGCTGGCTGCGCGAGGACCAGCCCAGCCTGGACGTGGGCCTCTACGTGGTTGGCGAGGCCGACTGCACCGCCTACCTGTGGTGCAAGAGCCCCGGAGTGCTGGCCGGCGTGCCGTTCGCCAACGCTGTCCTCGCGCAGCTGGACTGTGACATCAAGTGGCTGCGCAACGAAGGCGAGTGGCTGCACCCCGTCGCCAAGGTGGCTGAG GTGACGGGCCAGGCGCGGCGCGTGCTGCTTGCCGAGCGCGTGGTGCTCAACTGCCTGGCGCGCGCCAGCGGTGTGGCGTCTTCAGCTCGACGAATGCGCGAGGTGCTCAATGGAATCCACTGGGACGGCGTTCTCGCTGGCACGCGCAAGACAACGCCCGGCTTCCGCCTCGTGGAGAAGTACGCTCTGCTCGTCGGCGGAGCGGACACGCACCGCTACGACGTCGCGTCCATGATCATGCTCAAGGACAACCACCTCACCGCCGTGGGGTCCATCGAGAAG GCTGTCCGCATCGCCAAGAAGATGGGCGGCTTCACCCGGAAGGTCGAAGTCGAGTGCCGCTCCGTCGAGGAAGCCCAGCAAGCCGCGAGGGCCGGGGGTGACATCATCATGCTCGACAACTTCGAGGCCAAG GACTTGTCCCCGGCGGCACAGAAGCTGAAGACCGAGTTTCCGGGCGTGCTGGTCGAGGCCTCGGGAGGCATCACTGCCGAGAACGTGACCCAGTACGCCGTGCCAGGCATCGACATCATTTCCTCGAGCCTTCTCATACAGGGCTACCCCGCGGTCGACTTCTCGCTTAAGGTCCAGCCACCTAAGAAGCCCGAATGCTGA